One window of Camelina sativa cultivar DH55 chromosome 4, Cs, whole genome shotgun sequence genomic DNA carries:
- the LOC104779985 gene encoding uncharacterized protein LOC104779985 isoform X4, translating into MSSSSPDIAGILDNTKELDRLRKEQEEVLVEINKMHKKLQATPEIVEKPGDTSLSKLKNLYIQAKELSESEVTVSNILLTQLDSLLPSGPTGQQRRKLEGNEQKRKRMKVDSDVTRVSPSMRNQIEAYASLKGEQVAARVTAEDAEKDEWFVVKVIHFDRETKEVEVLDEEPGDDEEGGGQRTYKLSMSCILPFPKRNDPTSTQEFLPGKHVLAVYPGTTALYKATVVSTPRKRKSDEYLLEFDDDEEDGALPQRTVPFHKVVALPEGHRQ; encoded by the exons ATGTCGTCGTCGTCGCCGGACATTGCCGGAATATTAGATAATACGAAGGAGCTTGATCGGTTAAGGAAAGAACAAGAGGAAGTTCTTGTGGAGATCAATAAGATGCATAAGAAGCTTCAAGCTA CACCTGAGATAGTTGAGAAGCCTGGTGATACTTCATTGTCAAAGCTTAAAAATTTGTACATTCAAGCAAAAGAGCTTTCAGAAAGTGAAGTAAC CGTTTCAAATATTCTGCTTACTCAGTTGGATTCTCTGCTTCCATCTGGACCAACTGGGCAACAACGCAGAAAATTAG AAGGCAACGaacagaagagaaagagaatgaaagTAGATTCAGATGTAACAAGAGTTTCTCCTTCCATGAGAAATCAAATCGAGGCATATGCCAGTCTAAAGGGTGAACag gttgCTGCAAGAGTCACAGCCGAGGATGCCGAGAAGGATGAATGGTTTGTGGTGAAAGTTATTCACTTcgacagagaaacaaaaga AGTTGAAGTACTTGATGAAGAACcaggagatgatgaagaaggaggtgGCCAGAG GACGTATAAACTATCAATGTCATGTATTCTACCGTTTCCAAAAAGGAATGATCCTACAAGCACACAAGAGTTTCTACCAGGAAAACATGTCTTAGCTGTATATCCTGGAACCACAGCCCTCTACAAGGCAACTGTAGTCAGTACCCCACGAAAG AGGAAGTCTGACGA GTACTTGCTAGAAttcgatgatgatgaagaagacggagCATTACCTCAAAGAACAGTGCCATTCCACAAAGTGGTAGCTTTACCAGAAGGCCATCGCCAGTGA
- the LOC104779985 gene encoding uncharacterized protein LOC104779985 isoform X5, whose product MSSSSPDIAGILDNTKELDRLRKEQEEVLVEINKMHKKLQATPEIVEKPGDTSLSKLKNLYIQAKELSESEVTVSNILLTQLDSLLPSGPTGQQRRKLGNEQKRKRMKVDSDVTRVSPSMRNQIEAYASLKGEQVAARVTAEDAEKDEWFVVKVIHFDRETKEVEVLDEEPGDDEEGGGQRTYKLSMSCILPFPKRNDPTSTQEFLPGKHVLAVYPGTTALYKATVVSTPRKRKSDEYLLEFDDDEEDGALPQRTVPFHKVVALPEGHRQ is encoded by the exons ATGTCGTCGTCGTCGCCGGACATTGCCGGAATATTAGATAATACGAAGGAGCTTGATCGGTTAAGGAAAGAACAAGAGGAAGTTCTTGTGGAGATCAATAAGATGCATAAGAAGCTTCAAGCTA CACCTGAGATAGTTGAGAAGCCTGGTGATACTTCATTGTCAAAGCTTAAAAATTTGTACATTCAAGCAAAAGAGCTTTCAGAAAGTGAAGTAAC CGTTTCAAATATTCTGCTTACTCAGTTGGATTCTCTGCTTCCATCTGGACCAACTGGGCAACAACGCAGAAAATTAG GCAACGaacagaagagaaagagaatgaaagTAGATTCAGATGTAACAAGAGTTTCTCCTTCCATGAGAAATCAAATCGAGGCATATGCCAGTCTAAAGGGTGAACag gttgCTGCAAGAGTCACAGCCGAGGATGCCGAGAAGGATGAATGGTTTGTGGTGAAAGTTATTCACTTcgacagagaaacaaaaga AGTTGAAGTACTTGATGAAGAACcaggagatgatgaagaaggaggtgGCCAGAG GACGTATAAACTATCAATGTCATGTATTCTACCGTTTCCAAAAAGGAATGATCCTACAAGCACACAAGAGTTTCTACCAGGAAAACATGTCTTAGCTGTATATCCTGGAACCACAGCCCTCTACAAGGCAACTGTAGTCAGTACCCCACGAAAG AGGAAGTCTGACGA GTACTTGCTAGAAttcgatgatgatgaagaagacggagCATTACCTCAAAGAACAGTGCCATTCCACAAAGTGGTAGCTTTACCAGAAGGCCATCGCCAGTGA
- the LOC104779985 gene encoding uncharacterized protein LOC104779985 isoform X2 encodes MSSSSPDIAGILDNTKELDRLRKEQEEVLVEINKMHKKLQATPEIVEKPGDTSLSKLKNLYIQAKELSESEVTVSNILLTQLDSLLPSGPTGQQRRKLVAEGNEQKRKRMKVDSDVTRVSPSMRNQIEAYASLKGEQVAARVTAEDAEKDEWFVVKVIHFDRETKEVEVLDEEPGDDEEGGGQRTYKLSMSCILPFPKRNDPTSTQEFLPGKHVLAVYPGTTALYKATVVSTPRKRKSDEYLLEFDDDEEDGALPQRTVPFHKVVALPEGHRQ; translated from the exons AT GTCGTCGTCGTCGCCGGACATTGCCGGAATATTAGATAATACGAAGGAGCTTGATCGGTTAAGGAAAGAACAAGAGGAAGTTCTTGTGGAGATCAATAAGATGCATAAGAAGCTTCAAGCTA CACCTGAGATAGTTGAGAAGCCTGGTGATACTTCATTGTCAAAGCTTAAAAATTTGTACATTCAAGCAAAAGAGCTTTCAGAAAGTGAAGTAAC CGTTTCAAATATTCTGCTTACTCAGTTGGATTCTCTGCTTCCATCTGGACCAACTGGGCAACAACGCAGAAAATTAG TGGCAGAAGGCAACGaacagaagagaaagagaatgaaagTAGATTCAGATGTAACAAGAGTTTCTCCTTCCATGAGAAATCAAATCGAGGCATATGCCAGTCTAAAGGGTGAACag gttgCTGCAAGAGTCACAGCCGAGGATGCCGAGAAGGATGAATGGTTTGTGGTGAAAGTTATTCACTTcgacagagaaacaaaaga AGTTGAAGTACTTGATGAAGAACcaggagatgatgaagaaggaggtgGCCAGAG GACGTATAAACTATCAATGTCATGTATTCTACCGTTTCCAAAAAGGAATGATCCTACAAGCACACAAGAGTTTCTACCAGGAAAACATGTCTTAGCTGTATATCCTGGAACCACAGCCCTCTACAAGGCAACTGTAGTCAGTACCCCACGAAAG AGGAAGTCTGACGA GTACTTGCTAGAAttcgatgatgatgaagaagacggagCATTACCTCAAAGAACAGTGCCATTCCACAAAGTGGTAGCTTTACCAGAAGGCCATCGCCAGTGA
- the LOC104779985 gene encoding uncharacterized protein LOC104779985 isoform X3, with protein sequence MSSSSPDIAGILDNTKELDRLRKEQEEVLVEINKMHKKLQATPEIVEKPGDTSLSKLKNLYIQAKELSESEVTVSNILLTQLDSLLPSGPTGQQRRKLVAEGNEQKRKRMKVDSDVTRVSPSMRNQIEAYASLKGEQVAARVTAEDAEKDEWFVVKVIHFDRETKEVEVLDEEPGDDEEGGGQRTYKLSMSCILPFPKRNDPTSTQEFLPGKHVLAVYPGTTALYKATVVSTPRKRKSDEYLLEFDDDEEDGALPQRTVPFHKVVALPEGHRQ encoded by the exons ATGTCGTCGTCGTCGCCGGACATTGCCGGAATATTAGATAATACGAAGGAGCTTGATCGGTTAAGGAAAGAACAAGAGGAAGTTCTTGTGGAGATCAATAAGATGCATAAGAAGCTTCAAGCTA CACCTGAGATAGTTGAGAAGCCTGGTGATACTTCATTGTCAAAGCTTAAAAATTTGTACATTCAAGCAAAAGAGCTTTCAGAAAGTGAAGTAAC CGTTTCAAATATTCTGCTTACTCAGTTGGATTCTCTGCTTCCATCTGGACCAACTGGGCAACAACGCAGAAAATTAG TGGCAGAAGGCAACGaacagaagagaaagagaatgaaagTAGATTCAGATGTAACAAGAGTTTCTCCTTCCATGAGAAATCAAATCGAGGCATATGCCAGTCTAAAGGGTGAACag gttgCTGCAAGAGTCACAGCCGAGGATGCCGAGAAGGATGAATGGTTTGTGGTGAAAGTTATTCACTTcgacagagaaacaaaaga AGTTGAAGTACTTGATGAAGAACcaggagatgatgaagaaggaggtgGCCAGAG GACGTATAAACTATCAATGTCATGTATTCTACCGTTTCCAAAAAGGAATGATCCTACAAGCACACAAGAGTTTCTACCAGGAAAACATGTCTTAGCTGTATATCCTGGAACCACAGCCCTCTACAAGGCAACTGTAGTCAGTACCCCACGAAAG AGGAAGTCTGACGA GTACTTGCTAGAAttcgatgatgatgaagaagacggagCATTACCTCAAAGAACAGTGCCATTCCACAAAGTGGTAGCTTTACCAGAAGGCCATCGCCAGTGA